In the Natrinema amylolyticum genome, one interval contains:
- a CDS encoding CaiB/BaiF CoA transferase family protein yields MQLDSVRILDLSRLLPGPYATQLLADAGADVVKVEDTEAGDYARHTPPMTERDVGALFDSVNRGKRSIALDLKSGAGRAAFYRLVEEADVVFEQFRPGVAERLEIDYETLAEHNEDLVYCSLSGYGQTGPYAERAGHDLNYVGVAGLLDMTREDEAMAPQIPGYQIGDLGGGLFAAFSIVGGLLSRELGNGGEYVDVAMTDVVASFSQAIAHGALTGDDPRPGETALTGEFPWYDVYETADGRYVTLAALEPKFWTAFCEEVDREELIDAHGTDDPAELAAVREELEALFASRSRDAWLADLSDETMTGPVCTPAEAVEHPQLEARGLIERPDDAPPRVGFPATGTNVPEHRDESVPAHGEHTDELLAEVGYDESERADLRETGAVR; encoded by the coding sequence ATGCAGCTCGATTCGGTTCGAATACTCGATCTCTCGCGCCTGCTACCGGGCCCGTACGCGACGCAACTGCTCGCCGACGCGGGTGCCGACGTCGTCAAGGTAGAGGACACCGAGGCGGGCGACTACGCCCGACACACGCCGCCGATGACTGAACGAGACGTCGGCGCGCTGTTCGACAGCGTCAATCGCGGCAAGCGGAGCATCGCGCTCGACCTGAAATCGGGGGCGGGGCGGGCCGCCTTCTACCGACTCGTCGAGGAGGCGGACGTCGTCTTCGAGCAGTTCCGGCCCGGCGTCGCCGAGCGTCTCGAGATCGACTACGAGACGCTCGCGGAACACAACGAGGACCTCGTCTACTGCTCGCTGTCGGGCTACGGACAGACTGGCCCGTACGCCGAGCGCGCGGGCCACGACCTCAACTACGTCGGCGTCGCGGGCCTGCTCGACATGACTCGAGAGGACGAGGCGATGGCCCCCCAGATACCGGGCTACCAGATCGGCGATCTCGGCGGCGGCCTGTTCGCCGCCTTCTCGATCGTCGGCGGCCTCCTGTCTCGCGAACTGGGCAACGGCGGCGAGTACGTCGACGTGGCCATGACTGACGTGGTCGCCTCCTTCTCGCAGGCGATCGCCCACGGGGCGCTGACCGGCGACGACCCGCGGCCGGGCGAGACCGCGCTCACCGGGGAGTTCCCCTGGTACGACGTCTACGAGACCGCCGACGGGCGATACGTCACTCTCGCCGCGCTCGAGCCGAAGTTCTGGACCGCCTTCTGCGAGGAGGTCGACCGCGAGGAACTGATCGACGCCCACGGGACCGACGACCCGGCCGAGCTGGCGGCCGTCCGCGAGGAACTCGAGGCGCTGTTCGCGAGCCGGTCGCGGGACGCCTGGCTCGCGGACCTGAGCGACGAGACGATGACCGGGCCGGTGTGTACGCCGGCCGAAGCCGTCGAACACCCGCAGCTCGAGGCCCGCGGGCTGATCGAGCGGCCGGACGACGCGCCGCCGCGGGTGGGCTTCCCCGCGACGGGGACGAACGTCCCGGAGCACCGCGACGAGTCGGTGCCGGCCCACGGGGAGCATACCGACGAACTGCTCGCGGAGGTCGGGTACGACGAGAGCGAGCGGGCCGACCTCCGCGAGACGGGGGCCGTCCGCTAG
- a CDS encoding ribonucleoside-diphosphate reductase yields MGTEYTPTEMMDRESRSNRYYRNAVERHWDPGEIDLERDVENLLSHIEASDEYDRESWYGTLNGIAKFGAGEDAVTEDLAPLGAVLDDIDDQLFLTTQLYEEAKHADFFDRYWREVVWTVEDELGWERSDPRHDRWFNDPYIELFDRNRKAQFRLLEEDTPENRAKAYCHYHLTVEGILAQTGYYGMQTSYGGDFEDLPHLPGLVQGFTKIRSDEGRHVGFGMNQLKKLIAEGVDPELVRETVEDLVPLVQGITEDERFQPDDPEERVGLEDGKLAEYAVEKHTDRMRQITDAAADVPDVDELVALEGDD; encoded by the coding sequence ATGGGAACTGAGTACACGCCGACCGAGATGATGGATCGGGAGTCCAGGTCGAACCGTTACTATCGCAATGCGGTCGAACGCCACTGGGATCCCGGCGAGATCGACCTCGAGCGGGACGTCGAAAACCTGCTGTCCCATATCGAGGCCTCGGACGAGTACGACCGAGAATCGTGGTACGGCACGCTCAACGGCATCGCGAAGTTCGGGGCGGGCGAGGACGCCGTCACCGAGGACCTCGCACCGCTCGGAGCGGTTCTCGACGACATCGACGATCAGCTGTTCCTGACGACGCAGCTGTACGAGGAGGCGAAACACGCGGACTTCTTCGACCGCTACTGGCGGGAAGTCGTTTGGACGGTCGAGGACGAACTGGGCTGGGAGCGATCGGACCCCCGCCACGACCGGTGGTTCAACGACCCGTACATCGAGCTGTTCGACCGCAATCGGAAGGCGCAGTTCCGGCTGCTCGAGGAGGACACCCCCGAAAATCGGGCGAAAGCGTACTGCCACTATCACCTCACGGTCGAGGGCATCCTCGCGCAGACGGGCTACTACGGGATGCAGACCTCCTACGGCGGCGACTTCGAGGACCTCCCGCATCTGCCGGGGCTCGTCCAGGGCTTCACGAAGATCCGCAGCGACGAGGGCCGCCACGTCGGCTTCGGGATGAACCAGCTCAAGAAGCTCATCGCCGAGGGCGTCGATCCCGAACTCGTCCGGGAGACGGTCGAGGACCTCGTCCCGCTCGTACAGGGGATCACCGAGGACGAGCGGTTCCAGCCCGACGACCCCGAGGAGCGTGTCGGCTTAGAAGACGGGAAGCTCGCCGAGTACGCGGTCGAGAAACACACCGACCGGATGCGACAGATCACGGACGCCGCGGCGGACGTTCCGGACGTCGACGAACTGGTGGCGCTCGAGGGCGACGACTGA
- a CDS encoding 3-hydroxyacyl-CoA dehydrogenase family protein, which produces MAQQSAAVVGGGIMGAGIAQVLARNGYEVAVREINEELADEARERVISGNYGLEDAVEGGYLSEEEKDEVLDRMTFTTDLDAATDGTDFTIEAVTEDLAIKGQVFRDLDEVTDDQPLYSNTSGFAVTSIANAVDDPSRVAVTHFFNPVAVMDMVEIVQAPETDEAVVERAEELVDELGKTRVTIDDDPGSYGFLANRCHAAMREEAKKIVDEGIATEEQVDKALEDGYNLPVGPFSLAGIGEEWD; this is translated from the coding sequence ATGGCACAACAGAGTGCTGCCGTCGTCGGTGGCGGCATCATGGGCGCCGGTATCGCGCAGGTACTCGCACGGAACGGCTACGAGGTGGCCGTCCGCGAGATCAACGAGGAGCTGGCCGACGAGGCCCGCGAGCGCGTGATCTCGGGCAACTACGGCCTCGAGGACGCCGTCGAGGGCGGCTATCTCTCGGAGGAGGAGAAAGACGAGGTCCTCGATCGGATGACGTTCACGACGGACCTCGACGCGGCGACCGACGGCACCGACTTCACAATCGAGGCGGTCACGGAGGACCTGGCGATCAAGGGGCAGGTCTTCCGTGATCTCGACGAGGTGACCGACGATCAGCCGCTGTACTCGAACACGAGCGGGTTCGCCGTCACATCGATCGCCAACGCCGTCGACGACCCCTCGCGGGTCGCGGTGACGCACTTCTTCAACCCGGTCGCGGTCATGGACATGGTCGAGATCGTGCAAGCGCCCGAGACCGACGAGGCCGTCGTCGAGCGCGCCGAGGAACTCGTCGACGAACTCGGGAAGACGCGCGTCACCATCGACGACGACCCCGGCTCCTACGGCTTCCTCGCGAACCGCTGTCACGCGGCGATGCGCGAAGAGGCCAAGAAGATCGTCGACGAGGGGATCGCCACGGAGGAACAGGTCGACAAGGCGCTCGAGGACGGCTACAACCTTCCCGTCGGCCCGTTCTCGCTGGCCGGCATCGGCGAGGAATGGGACTGA
- a CDS encoding enoyl-CoA hydratase/isomerase family protein has translation MDDELETVLVAYDDERGVGTLTMNRPDALNALNGQLRDDIVAGLELLEERNEERDGVALRAVVLEGAGEKAFCAGADIGGFSEESAGGSSARSHYDFIRDFPAPVIAKIDGYCLGGGLETALACDFRLASEGSTFGFPEVNLGILPGAGGVQYVTKLAGPAVAKELAMTGEHISAERAGEEGIVNHVYADDEFEDEVDAFVTDLAGQAPLAVQAIKKSADMAVHSGLVEGLEYDRQLFEGLLETEDHAEGAAAFSEDREPEFEGK, from the coding sequence ATGGACGACGAACTCGAAACGGTCCTGGTAGCGTACGATGACGAGCGCGGCGTCGGCACGCTCACGATGAACCGTCCGGACGCGTTGAACGCGCTGAACGGGCAGTTGAGAGACGACATTGTCGCGGGGCTCGAACTGCTCGAGGAGCGAAACGAGGAACGCGACGGGGTCGCGCTGCGAGCCGTCGTGCTCGAGGGGGCCGGCGAGAAGGCGTTCTGTGCGGGCGCGGACATCGGCGGTTTCTCCGAGGAGTCGGCCGGCGGCTCCTCGGCCCGCTCGCACTACGATTTCATCCGGGACTTCCCCGCGCCCGTCATCGCGAAGATCGACGGCTACTGTCTCGGCGGCGGCTTGGAGACCGCGCTGGCCTGTGACTTCCGGCTGGCCAGCGAGGGCTCGACGTTCGGCTTCCCCGAAGTGAACCTTGGCATCCTCCCCGGTGCCGGCGGCGTCCAGTACGTCACGAAGCTGGCCGGCCCCGCGGTCGCAAAGGAGCTGGCGATGACCGGCGAGCACATCTCCGCTGAGCGCGCGGGCGAGGAAGGCATCGTCAACCACGTCTACGCCGACGACGAGTTCGAAGACGAGGTCGACGCGTTCGTCACCGATCTGGCCGGCCAGGCACCGCTGGCCGTCCAGGCGATTAAGAAATCCGCCGACATGGCCGTTCATAGCGGGCTCGTGGAGGGGCTGGAGTACGACCGCCAGCTCTTCGAGGGCCTCCTCGAGACCGAGGACCACGCCGAAGGCGCGGCGGCGTTCTCCGAGGACCGCGAGCCCGAGTTCGAAGGGAAGTAA
- a CDS encoding anthranilate phosphoribosyltransferase yields the protein MAQATQEFGEWPLKRLMTEVVGSGPKSADDMNREQAREAFQRILAGEPDATTLGAFWLANRWKRNNPEELAAYTDVMREESVVTAEPDCDPVDCGANYDGKHSSAVLGVGAGIVAAAAGTPVVAHSGDRVPTQKATAYKHVLDELGVRTELEPDESADMVDDTGFGFYYQPKFNPGVDDLYDRRDEMGVRTFVNTVETVANPANADVHLGSFYHLTFAKKMTDLMDESAQLDYSRAIFFQGMEGYDDIRPGYTKVAEWDEGEELADYEIETAEYGMDMENEDLEVDDVTADSATITEEVLAGDREDHFADAIALNGAFRMYARQDVDSLDDGLERAREVISDGSAQAVLEDLRAF from the coding sequence ATGGCGCAGGCAACGCAGGAATTCGGCGAATGGCCGTTGAAACGCCTGATGACGGAGGTCGTCGGCTCGGGTCCCAAATCGGCCGACGACATGAACCGCGAGCAGGCCCGCGAGGCCTTCCAGCGGATTCTGGCGGGCGAACCGGACGCGACCACGCTCGGCGCGTTCTGGCTGGCCAACCGCTGGAAGCGCAACAACCCCGAGGAGCTGGCGGCCTACACCGACGTCATGCGCGAGGAGTCGGTCGTGACTGCCGAGCCGGACTGCGATCCGGTCGACTGCGGCGCGAACTACGACGGCAAGCACAGTTCGGCCGTCCTCGGCGTCGGTGCCGGCATCGTCGCCGCCGCCGCGGGGACCCCCGTCGTCGCCCACTCCGGCGACCGCGTTCCGACGCAGAAGGCCACGGCGTACAAGCACGTCCTCGACGAACTCGGCGTCCGGACGGAACTCGAGCCCGACGAGAGCGCGGACATGGTCGACGACACCGGCTTCGGCTTCTACTACCAGCCGAAGTTCAACCCCGGCGTCGACGACCTCTATGACCGACGTGACGAGATGGGCGTGCGGACGTTCGTCAACACGGTCGAAACCGTCGCCAACCCCGCGAACGCCGACGTCCACCTGGGCTCGTTCTACCACCTCACCTTCGCAAAGAAGATGACCGATCTCATGGACGAGAGCGCGCAGCTCGACTACTCCCGCGCCATCTTCTTCCAGGGGATGGAGGGCTACGACGACATCCGTCCCGGCTATACGAAGGTGGCCGAGTGGGACGAGGGCGAGGAGTTAGCGGACTACGAGATCGAGACCGCCGAGTACGGCATGGACATGGAAAACGAGGACCTCGAGGTCGACGACGTCACCGCCGATTCGGCGACGATCACCGAGGAGGTGCTCGCCGGCGACCGCGAGGACCACTTCGCCGACGCCATCGCCCTCAACGGCGCGTTCCGGATGTACGCCCGCCAAGACGTCGACAGCTTAGACGACGGGCTCGAGCGGGCCCGCGAGGTCATTTCGGACGGCAGCGCGCAGGCCGTCCTCGAGGACCTCCGAGCGTTCTGA
- a CDS encoding Ig-like domain repeat protein codes for MSDSHASSVVFVAVLLVLASGGVGVVAGTATASPAAVAAEPAVETSQSRLLFQADDDPDDNVTRRHRDPREYDEDGDLEALESRLMTRMIDDLEAGAVSLEDGEYERAARSVDESYYDSLGRYAEIADDTGGENYDELFELAGENQERIVEAARRYNETSAEYERARAAGDEGRARSLARELETIATSVNESSHELRANYDDLEAETDANLSESDAAIEAVNEEIQAEQATVRETEFVATDLTVDADRESISFREPLTATGRLRTATGRPVGSETIRLEVGNGSVRTETAADGSFAFEYRSTAEPLSTERLSIEYVPANESIYLGSETAVDVSIEQVEPTVSALETPTETAYGETATVGGELRVDGTPVDGVPLAVTLGDERIGRTETADGSFETAVEVPASVADGERELGVRLDYEDRALAGTAATNDVTVRETGVDVTVSASRVGDTGRTVAVDGTLETADGATIAGRSVRLDADGTTLETVTTDDDGSFAATVEIPDEAARGDGEIVAVHDGSGSNLASDTATSTVTFSSDGRSWVGLPAWAWLGVGGGLIVLLGAAAIRRWSRLGSSRASPSASAGEATTDAATGRIAERSGTEIAESVLEQGRDSLSRGRPERAVELAYAAVRHALSDRIDASASSAALTHWEFYRRWVDRRDDEPDDDGRSDRALLRTVTERYERATFDVADVSAAEAERVLDGGAQLCDRYADGDGGTRSETDDR; via the coding sequence GTGAGTGATTCGCACGCGAGTAGCGTCGTCTTCGTCGCCGTCCTCCTCGTGCTCGCGAGCGGCGGTGTCGGCGTCGTCGCGGGCACCGCGACCGCGTCGCCCGCGGCGGTCGCCGCTGAGCCGGCGGTCGAGACGTCCCAGTCCCGCCTCCTCTTCCAGGCGGACGACGATCCCGACGACAACGTCACCCGTCGGCACAGGGACCCTCGCGAGTACGACGAGGACGGCGACCTCGAGGCGCTGGAGAGCCGACTGATGACTCGAATGATCGACGACCTCGAGGCGGGCGCCGTCAGTCTCGAGGACGGGGAGTACGAGCGCGCGGCTCGATCCGTCGACGAGTCGTATTACGACTCGCTCGGTCGGTACGCGGAGATCGCGGACGACACGGGCGGCGAAAACTACGACGAGCTATTCGAGCTCGCGGGCGAGAATCAGGAGCGGATCGTCGAGGCGGCCCGGCGGTACAACGAGACCAGCGCCGAGTACGAGCGAGCGCGGGCGGCCGGCGACGAGGGACGCGCGCGGTCGCTCGCCCGCGAACTCGAGACGATCGCGACGTCGGTCAACGAGTCGAGTCACGAGCTCCGCGCGAACTACGACGACCTCGAGGCGGAGACCGACGCGAACCTCTCCGAGTCCGACGCGGCGATCGAGGCGGTCAACGAGGAGATTCAGGCCGAACAGGCGACGGTCCGCGAGACGGAGTTCGTGGCGACCGACCTCACCGTCGACGCCGACCGCGAGTCGATCTCGTTTCGCGAGCCGCTGACCGCCACCGGGCGGCTGCGAACGGCGACCGGTCGGCCGGTCGGATCCGAGACGATCCGGCTCGAGGTCGGGAACGGCTCCGTCCGGACCGAGACGGCCGCCGACGGCTCGTTCGCGTTCGAGTACCGGTCGACGGCCGAACCGCTATCGACGGAGCGGCTCTCGATCGAGTACGTTCCAGCCAACGAGTCGATCTATCTCGGCAGCGAGACGGCCGTCGACGTCTCGATCGAGCAGGTCGAACCCACCGTCTCGGCCCTCGAGACGCCGACCGAGACCGCCTACGGCGAAACCGCGACCGTCGGCGGGGAGCTCCGCGTCGACGGGACCCCCGTCGACGGCGTCCCGCTCGCGGTGACGCTCGGCGACGAGCGGATCGGGCGGACCGAGACCGCGGACGGCTCGTTCGAGACTGCCGTCGAGGTGCCCGCGTCGGTCGCCGACGGCGAGCGCGAACTCGGCGTCCGGCTCGACTACGAGGACCGGGCGCTCGCCGGGACGGCGGCGACGAACGACGTGACGGTCCGCGAAACCGGGGTCGACGTCACCGTTTCCGCGAGTCGCGTCGGTGACACCGGGCGAACGGTCGCGGTCGACGGTACGCTCGAGACGGCCGACGGGGCGACGATCGCCGGACGGTCGGTCCGACTGGACGCGGACGGAACCACCCTCGAGACGGTGACGACTGACGACGACGGGTCGTTCGCTGCCACGGTCGAGATCCCCGACGAGGCCGCTCGCGGCGACGGAGAGATCGTCGCTGTACACGACGGATCCGGATCGAATCTCGCCTCTGACACCGCGACGTCGACCGTGACGTTCTCGAGCGACGGGCGCTCGTGGGTGGGGCTCCCCGCGTGGGCGTGGCTCGGGGTCGGGGGCGGGCTGATCGTCCTCCTCGGGGCCGCCGCGATCAGGCGATGGTCGCGTCTCGGATCCTCTCGCGCGAGTCCGTCGGCGTCTGCGGGAGAGGCGACGACCGACGCGGCGACGGGCCGGATCGCCGAGCGATCCGGTACCGAGATCGCCGAATCGGTCCTCGAGCAGGGTCGCGACTCCCTCTCGCGCGGCCGTCCCGAGCGGGCGGTCGAACTGGCGTACGCGGCCGTCCGCCACGCCCTATCGGATCGCATCGACGCGAGCGCCTCGAGTGCGGCCCTGACGCACTGGGAGTTCTACCGGCGCTGGGTCGATCGCCGTGACGACGAGCCCGACGACGACGGCCGGTCCGATC